A stretch of Blastocatellia bacterium DNA encodes these proteins:
- a CDS encoding S8 family serine peptidase, giving the protein MRNKAKPANKVDKKVSPKLKWYLFYTFLVGLCLATLTLSNSQIVSNTSANANNKPTDEPQVLATTNGLPEAAQQQIAALIQEKNSRTPAQRKMDARLIRGVKEARGEAFAPGVESLRPVNLEKDKEGKVTVELKVTTTDDSFQKILMDAGADILFDSPQYKVIKAKAPLSSMEAIASLPQVVFIQPEIKAQLESVVDRNNTNNALASTFVGPNVANPQPNTTNQVSLATRIANVRNNLPAMISAAEKSSDKRKKPVITPNIGTVNSQGDTTHRAATARTMFSVNGTGIKIGVLSDTFNALGGATNDITTGNLPGPGNPNGFTTPVTVLQDLVSGTDEGRAMLQIVHDIAPGAQLFYATAFGGVANFAANIQALRTAGCDIIIDDVFYFNESPFQDGPIAQAVNTVTANGAIYFSSAGNAGSLKKGTSGVWEGDFADGGTLANLPGGSVNNFTPAGPTPTIANPVPAGGGSFYTLFWSDPLGQSSNDYDVFIFDSTLTILFDSGTNLQDGNDDPFEITAGGTFAGDRVVIFKSSAASPRALHLNTNRGRLSIATNGQTKGHNSAVNAFGCAATPAGPASAGVTGPFPNPFSPTNLVENFSSDGPRRMFYNANGTAITPGNLLFGTNGGTVRNKPDITAADGVSTTLAGGLNPFFGTSAAAPHAGALTALLKSANPMLTPAQIRSILTFSAIDIEGNGFDINSGFGILDAVNMLNAVQGQAVINFGGFTATESAPTNNNGAIDPGERARISVTLNNPSTTTATNVQATLALTNPITGVTVTTSTINFGNIAATSSVTNTANPFVVALTSNVTCGVNLAFTLTVNFGGGTSPVMFNFSIPTGRSVISTTTVTTVLDATTPPASPDYIAATGTQTGRLLRNGVPSSCAVPKANPGLNDATVVRRFDSYRFTNTSAVTQCYTVNLMQPNTTLFTLSYNANGFIPATPSVNYLADPGSSATNSTYSFNVPAGQQFTIAVHEVNANGGLNTTYTLTVSVNAIICDPAPAFTLENTSIYAADTNNNRLQRSDDDGMTWTSVGFGPGTTPGKFNAPRGVVASSDNMKIFVADTGNNRIQRSTDGGTTWAVIVGPGTAPNAVNQPGGLAYDEQNDKLYIADTNNNRVLVTNTASTATAVTAIFAGSAAGRNLGQFSQPRSVAIDLNGVVYVSDTGNNRIQMNTTGMTTGWTIFASATAGTAIGKMNQPRGIFVDSNGTVYVADTGNKRVQVNTSGVWSVFMATGTAPGTVNGAEGVTVSITGNVFIGDTLNNRIQRKPAAGGTTTIVGGPGTGLGQFNSPTGMR; this is encoded by the coding sequence ATGAGAAACAAAGCCAAACCAGCAAATAAAGTTGATAAAAAAGTTTCCCCAAAACTTAAGTGGTACTTGTTTTATACATTTCTTGTAGGGTTGTGTTTAGCTACATTAACACTAAGTAACAGTCAGATAGTTAGTAACACTAGTGCAAATGCTAATAATAAGCCTACAGATGAACCACAAGTATTAGCAACTACAAATGGCTTACCAGAAGCAGCACAACAACAAATTGCTGCTCTAATTCAAGAAAAAAACTCGCGTACCCCTGCACAACGTAAAATGGATGCTCGTTTAATTCGTGGTGTAAAAGAAGCTCGTGGAGAAGCTTTTGCACCTGGAGTAGAATCTCTACGTCCGGTTAACTTGGAAAAAGATAAAGAAGGTAAAGTAACTGTTGAGTTAAAAGTTACTACTACTGATGATAGTTTTCAGAAAATTTTGATGGATGCTGGTGCGGATATTCTCTTTGATAGCCCACAGTATAAAGTTATTAAAGCAAAAGCTCCTTTAAGTTCAATGGAAGCTATAGCTAGCCTTCCACAGGTTGTTTTTATACAACCAGAAATAAAAGCACAACTTGAAAGTGTGGTTGATCGCAACAACACTAATAATGCTTTAGCCTCAACTTTTGTTGGGCCAAATGTAGCAAATCCTCAACCTAACACAACTAATCAAGTTAGTTTAGCTACTAGAATAGCAAATGTAAGAAATAACTTGCCTGCAATGATTAGTGCAGCAGAAAAATCCTCTGACAAACGTAAAAAACCTGTAATTACTCCAAACATAGGTACTGTTAATTCTCAAGGAGACACTACTCATCGTGCTGCTACGGCTCGAACTATGTTTAGCGTCAATGGAACAGGTATAAAAATAGGTGTTTTATCTGACACATTTAATGCTTTGGGCGGGGCAACCAATGATATTACTACAGGCAACCTACCAGGCCCAGGCAACCCTAATGGGTTTACTACTCCTGTAACTGTACTTCAAGACCTTGTTTCAGGTACAGATGAGGGCAGAGCAATGTTGCAAATTGTTCATGATATTGCTCCTGGTGCGCAACTTTTCTATGCTACTGCATTTGGTGGTGTAGCCAATTTTGCTGCTAATATCCAAGCTCTACGCACGGCTGGTTGTGACATCATTATTGATGATGTGTTTTATTTTAATGAATCTCCATTTCAAGATGGGCCCATTGCCCAGGCTGTCAACACAGTTACAGCTAATGGAGCTATTTATTTTTCTTCTGCTGGTAATGCTGGAAGTTTGAAAAAAGGAACTTCAGGCGTTTGGGAAGGTGACTTTGCTGATGGTGGAACATTAGCTAACTTACCTGGTGGAAGTGTTAATAATTTTACTCCTGCCGGCCCAACACCAACAATTGCTAATCCTGTTCCTGCTGGAGGAGGATCATTCTACACTTTGTTTTGGTCTGACCCTCTAGGTCAATCTAGCAATGACTATGACGTTTTTATCTTTGATTCTACATTAACGATACTTTTTGATTCAGGTACTAACTTACAAGATGGTAATGATGATCCATTTGAAATAACTGCTGGAGGAACATTTGCTGGTGATAGAGTCGTCATTTTCAAATCATCTGCTGCTAGTCCAAGAGCTTTACACTTAAACACTAATCGTGGACGCTTAAGCATTGCTACAAATGGTCAAACTAAAGGCCATAATAGCGCGGTTAACGCTTTTGGATGTGCTGCTACTCCTGCGGGCCCTGCTTCTGCTGGTGTAACTGGGCCCTTCCCAAATCCATTTAGCCCTACTAATTTAGTAGAAAATTTTAGTTCCGATGGCCCAAGAAGAATGTTTTACAACGCTAATGGAACAGCTATCACGCCAGGAAACCTTTTATTTGGCACTAACGGCGGGACGGTTCGCAATAAGCCAGATATAACTGCTGCTGATGGTGTTTCTACTACATTAGCTGGTGGATTAAATCCTTTCTTTGGTACATCGGCGGCGGCTCCTCATGCTGGTGCATTAACAGCTTTACTTAAATCAGCTAACCCAATGTTAACACCTGCCCAAATACGCTCAATTTTAACTTTTTCTGCTATAGATATTGAAGGCAATGGTTTTGATATTAATTCTGGTTTTGGTATTTTGGATGCAGTAAATATGCTAAATGCTGTCCAAGGTCAAGCAGTAATTAATTTTGGTGGATTTACTGCTACTGAAAGTGCGCCAACAAACAACAATGGAGCAATTGACCCAGGCGAAAGAGCAAGAATTTCTGTCACCTTAAATAATCCTAGTACAACTACAGCAACCAACGTTCAAGCCACATTAGCTTTAACAAACCCAATTACAGGTGTCACAGTAACTACTAGCACAATAAATTTTGGCAATATTGCTGCTACCAGTAGTGTTACTAATACAGCTAATCCATTTGTTGTTGCTTTAACCAGCAATGTCACCTGTGGTGTTAACTTAGCATTTACTTTGACTGTAAACTTTGGTGGTGGAACAAGTCCTGTTATGTTTAACTTTAGCATTCCAACAGGTAGAAGTGTTATAAGCACAACTACCGTTACTACTGTTTTAGATGCTACTACTCCACCAGCTTCACCTGACTATATAGCTGCTACTGGAACTCAAACTGGAAGATTGCTACGTAATGGAGTTCCTTCTAGTTGTGCAGTACCTAAAGCTAATCCTGGCTTAAATGATGCTACAGTAGTTAGAAGATTTGATTCTTATCGATTCACAAATACTAGTGCAGTCACTCAATGTTACACTGTAAACTTGATGCAACCTAATACCACTTTATTTACATTAAGTTACAATGCTAATGGATTTATTCCTGCTACACCTAGTGTAAATTATTTAGCTGATCCTGGATCATCCGCAACCAATTCAACTTACTCTTTCAATGTTCCTGCTGGTCAACAGTTTACAATAGCTGTTCATGAAGTAAATGCTAATGGTGGGCTAAACACCACCTACACATTAACCGTTTCGGTTAATGCTATAATTTGTGATCCTGCACCAGCATTTACTTTAGAAAACACTTCCATTTATGCTGCTGACACAAATAACAACAGATTACAACGCTCTGATGATGACGGTATGACTTGGACATCTGTTGGATTTGGCCCTGGCACAACCCCAGGAAAATTTAATGCTCCTCGTGGCGTTGTTGCTAGTAGCGATAATATGAAAATATTTGTTGCTGATACTGGTAATAATCGCATTCAACGTTCAACCGATGGTGGCACGACTTGGGCGGTAATTGTTGGGCCAGGCACTGCGCCAAATGCTGTAAATCAACCTGGCGGTTTAGCTTACGATGAGCAAAACGACAAATTGTACATTGCTGATACAAATAATAATCGTGTATTAGTAACTAATACTGCTAGCACAGCAACAGCAGTTACAGCTATTTTTGCTGGTAGTGCTGCGGGTAGAAATTTAGGCCAATTTTCACAACCTCGTAGTGTAGCTATTGACCTAAATGGTGTTGTCTACGTTTCTGACACTGGCAATAACCGTATTCAAATGAATACTACTGGAATGACAACAGGTTGGACAATTTTTGCTAGTGCTACTGCTGGAACTGCTATTGGCAAGATGAATCAACCTAGAGGCATTTTTGTTGATTCCAATGGTACAGTTTATGTTGCTGATACTGGTAATAAACGTGTTCAAGTAAATACTAGCGGCGTTTGGTCAGTATTTATGGCAACAGGTACTGCACCTGGTACGGTTAATGGTGCTGAAGGTGTTACAGTTTCTATTACTGGTAATGTGTTTATTGGAGATACACTTAACAACCGTATCCAAAGAAAACCTGCTGCTGGTGGAACAACTACAATTGTAGGTGGCCCTGGTACAGGCTTAGGACAATTTAATAGTCCAACTGGTATGCGTTAA
- the ispD gene encoding 2-C-methyl-D-erythritol 4-phosphate cytidylyltransferase encodes MNIAVIPAGGQGRRMQSSNTSPSKQFLSLGGVPLIVHTLRQFEKCSDIDAILVALPIQAVDDGVLSKLCQEYELKKVLPAVVGATERQLSIFAALDFIANSPLHEKVEIVAIHDAVRPFVTAKLISKSIAVARETGAALCALAATDTIKEVVNGKVLRTLPRANIYQAQTPQTFRYSLILEAHRRAVAENFFATDDAMLMEWIGHTVTIVEGLAENIKITKPADLALAEFLLSQLKEE; translated from the coding sequence ATGAATATTGCAGTTATTCCTGCTGGCGGACAAGGCCGGCGTATGCAAAGTAGTAATACATCACCTAGTAAACAATTTCTGTCTCTAGGTGGTGTACCTTTAATAGTCCATACCCTACGACAATTTGAAAAATGCTCAGATATTGATGCAATTTTGGTTGCCCTGCCTATTCAAGCGGTAGATGATGGTGTTTTGTCTAAGCTGTGCCAAGAGTATGAATTAAAAAAAGTTCTCCCGGCTGTTGTAGGTGCAACGGAACGCCAACTTTCTATTTTTGCAGCTTTAGATTTTATTGCTAATTCACCGCTACACGAAAAAGTAGAAATAGTTGCTATTCATGACGCGGTACGGCCATTTGTTACAGCAAAATTAATTAGTAAATCTATAGCAGTAGCTCGCGAAACAGGCGCAGCACTTTGCGCTTTAGCTGCTACGGATACAATTAAAGAAGTAGTTAATGGAAAAGTTTTACGCACATTACCACGCGCTAATATTTATCAAGCACAAACACCACAAACATTTCGTTATTCATTGATTTTAGAAGCACATAGAAGAGCAGTAGCAGAAAACTTTTTTGCTACCGATGATGCAATGTTGATGGAGTGGATAGGCCACACAGTAACTATAGTTGAAGGTCTAGCAGAAAATATAAAAATTACTAAACCTGCGGATCTAGCTTTAGCCGAATTTCTTTTATCACAACTTAAAGAAGAATAG
- the cyaB gene encoding class IV adenylate cyclase: MPDVARNIEIKAKISDWQKLYQLVIALSDTPEEILVQKDIFFPAQNGRLKLRIFQDDHGELIHYQRENTIKAKESSYIIAKTTEPLAMQAALSKALGVIGIVEKKRLLYKTGQTRIHLDQVAGLGNFLELEYVLSPREDIDIAKSLVADLMRYLEIASNDLIANAYIDMLL; encoded by the coding sequence ATGCCAGATGTAGCTAGAAATATAGAAATTAAAGCAAAAATATCTGATTGGCAAAAATTATATCAGCTAGTAATAGCACTTAGCGACACACCAGAAGAAATATTAGTACAAAAAGATATATTTTTTCCTGCTCAAAATGGTAGATTAAAATTAAGAATTTTCCAGGACGACCATGGCGAGTTGATACATTACCAAAGGGAAAATACTATAAAAGCTAAAGAATCTAGCTACATTATAGCTAAAACTACTGAACCTTTAGCTATGCAAGCAGCACTTTCTAAAGCTTTAGGAGTAATTGGAATAGTAGAAAAAAAGCGTCTACTTTATAAAACAGGGCAAACCCGAATACATTTAGACCAAGTAGCAGGGTTAGGAAACTTTTTAGAACTAGAATATGTTTTAAGCCCTAGAGAAGACATTGATATTGCTAAAAGTTTGGTGGCAGATTTGATGCGTTATTTAGAAATAGCATCAAATGATCTAATTGCTAACGCATATATTGATATGCTTTTGTAA
- a CDS encoding polysaccharide biosynthesis C-terminal domain-containing protein, protein MSDTNKEKDSLAQTVAQGTIYITAAKFYFIVSSYAIYFALPRLISAELFGIYGFVISIVSIINVVLVTGTQQTVSKFVSQDYRHADSVKYQALKLQVFVAGIITLIYFLSAPLLARSFNDPALTRPLQISALIPLFYSFYAVYVGYLNGQKKFVRQSILDITYSTLKAGGIILLAVLTTSVDGAILGFGIAVIVVFLFSPFVAGKAVNQQTDHKPSVSAFLRFQSELLGAILVSNLLQRADLILIKKYISSDSVTANQMAGYYTALMTIAGVTYQAIVSAAFIIFPIISQASFEQQTEAMKGYIRQTTKYTLMLMALSATVFSANAPVVLEILYRKEYAVGAPALAIAAYGLLFFGLIYILTTIISSSGKPRVSLLVGGATLIASVLLNIFLIPKFGLVGAAAATTIAMFIGVILASSYIYHSFKACFDIKSTISTVLAAASMYLVASVLPANIINIATGKLAILINFAFQAGIQTTVYLVILILTREIGLKEVNLIRKVIKI, encoded by the coding sequence ATGTCTGATACAAATAAAGAAAAAGATTCTCTAGCTCAAACCGTTGCACAAGGGACAATTTATATTACTGCTGCTAAGTTTTATTTTATTGTTTCTAGCTACGCGATTTATTTTGCCCTACCACGTTTAATAAGTGCTGAACTCTTTGGTATTTATGGGTTTGTTATTAGTATTGTTTCTATTATTAATGTTGTGTTAGTAACTGGTACACAGCAAACAGTCTCTAAATTTGTTTCTCAAGATTACCGTCATGCAGATTCGGTTAAGTATCAAGCCTTAAAACTTCAAGTTTTTGTTGCTGGAATTATAACGCTAATCTATTTTCTCTCTGCTCCACTGCTTGCAAGGTCTTTTAATGACCCAGCTTTAACTCGACCTCTACAGATTTCTGCACTAATTCCTTTGTTTTATAGCTTTTATGCTGTTTATGTAGGCTACTTAAACGGTCAAAAAAAGTTTGTTCGTCAATCTATACTAGATATTACTTATTCAACATTAAAAGCAGGCGGAATTATTCTATTAGCAGTGCTAACAACTAGTGTTGATGGAGCAATTTTAGGTTTTGGGATTGCAGTAATAGTAGTTTTTCTATTCTCCCCATTTGTTGCAGGTAAAGCAGTTAATCAACAAACAGATCATAAACCTTCTGTTAGTGCTTTTCTAAGATTTCAATCTGAACTGCTAGGAGCAATTTTAGTTAGCAATTTATTACAAAGAGCAGACCTGATTTTAATTAAAAAATATATTTCGTCTGACAGCGTTACGGCTAATCAAATGGCAGGCTATTACACAGCTTTAATGACAATTGCAGGCGTGACTTACCAAGCAATTGTTTCTGCTGCTTTTATAATTTTTCCAATAATTTCCCAAGCTAGTTTTGAGCAACAAACGGAAGCAATGAAAGGCTATATCCGTCAAACTACTAAATACACGCTTATGTTGATGGCTTTAAGCGCGACTGTTTTTTCTGCTAATGCTCCAGTAGTTTTAGAAATACTTTACCGCAAAGAATATGCTGTTGGCGCACCAGCACTTGCTATTGCTGCTTATGGGCTACTATTTTTTGGACTAATTTATATTTTGACTACAATTATTTCCAGTAGTGGTAAACCTAGAGTCTCATTGCTAGTTGGAGGAGCAACTTTAATTGCAAGTGTGCTACTTAATATTTTCTTAATCCCAAAATTTGGTTTGGTTGGAGCAGCAGCAGCAACAACTATTGCAATGTTTATAGGTGTAATTCTAGCTAGTAGCTATATTTATCATAGCTTTAAGGCGTGTTTTGATATTAAATCAACTATTAGCACTGTCCTTGCTGCCGCTTCTATGTATTTGGTAGCAAGTGTTTTACCCGCAAATATTATTAATATTGCTACAGGTAAATTAGCCATACTAATTAATTTTGCTTTTCAAGCAGGTATTCAAACAACCGTTTATTTAGTGATTTTAATTCTTACACGCGAAATTGGCCTTAAAGAAGTTAACTTAATCCGCAAAGTTATTAAAATTTGA
- a CDS encoding protein kinase: protein MIHRDLKPDNIWLEPNERGGFTVKVLDFGLAKLAQPGTSSEPTNNKISGNLTNKLKTQDTFQEAVTNVQIIQNSPDKETKTAVQVNPQSNLVEKDETKTAVQPSASNSSPDEEKTAVQVAKARTTQEQNPKETKSTDKLTQAGAILGTPIYMSPEQCVGETLDKRSDIYSLGVIAYEMLTGEPPFKGNFNALMMQHLSSPPPSLLDKRPDIPKAVADLINSALSKQAPERPVSAVAFANALRARSETAASVMRQAFGLYAEHFSTFIQISLIASIPAILVFVFSFINTVLTKTAPNVLINTLLTIFILGGVIINLMFTRAISSGISVPVLAQLIIAPLKEVSIRPAIEILKKRLRIFLIPALLYSLAEFFLAISISSTFFFTSNLVYQLITEENFLTEILQQPNRLLRLTTIFLVMLTILITSGRTVFKYSLYAPVAIIEGIGGLASLKHAKNLYLLSQRVTKKLMLLFYFIYPLLVLHQDQLMFLLLILVHYLKLL, encoded by the coding sequence ATAATCCATCGTGACTTAAAGCCTGATAACATTTGGCTAGAACCCAACGAGCGAGGAGGGTTTACAGTAAAAGTCTTGGATTTTGGCCTAGCTAAATTAGCTCAACCAGGCACATCCTCCGAACCAACCAATAATAAAATAAGTGGTAATTTAACCAACAAATTAAAAACTCAAGACACTTTCCAAGAAGCTGTTACTAATGTTCAAATTATTCAAAACTCGCCTGATAAAGAAACAAAAACTGCTGTTCAAGTCAATCCTCAAAGCAATTTAGTAGAAAAAGATGAAACAAAAACTGCTGTACAGCCATCAGCTAGTAATTCTTCACCAGATGAAGAAAAAACAGCCGTACAAGTAGCAAAAGCTAGAACAACTCAAGAACAAAACCCAAAAGAAACTAAATCTACAGACAAATTAACTCAAGCAGGGGCAATTCTTGGCACTCCAATTTATATGTCACCTGAACAATGCGTTGGGGAAACATTAGATAAACGCTCTGATATATATAGCTTAGGTGTAATTGCATATGAAATGTTAACAGGTGAGCCACCTTTTAAGGGGAATTTTAATGCTTTGATGATGCAGCACCTTAGCAGCCCTCCTCCATCACTTCTAGATAAACGCCCAGATATTCCTAAAGCTGTAGCGGATTTAATAAACTCTGCTTTAAGTAAACAAGCCCCAGAACGCCCAGTAAGTGCCGTAGCATTTGCTAATGCACTTCGCGCCCGTTCAGAAACAGCAGCAAGTGTTATGCGCCAAGCTTTTGGACTTTATGCAGAACATTTCTCTACTTTTATACAAATTTCACTTATAGCTTCTATTCCAGCAATATTAGTTTTTGTTTTTTCTTTTATAAATACTGTATTAACTAAGACAGCACCTAATGTTTTAATTAATACATTACTGACTATTTTTATACTTGGTGGTGTGATAATAAATCTTATGTTTACTCGTGCTATTAGTAGTGGAATTAGTGTTCCTGTTTTAGCACAATTAATAATTGCTCCTCTAAAAGAAGTATCCATTAGACCTGCAATAGAAATCTTAAAAAAACGACTACGTATTTTTCTTATTCCTGCTCTACTTTATAGCCTAGCAGAGTTTTTTTTAGCAATAAGCATCTCTTCTACATTTTTTTTCACTAGTAATTTAGTATACCAACTTATTACAGAAGAAAATTTTTTGACTGAAATTCTTCAACAGCCTAATAGATTATTACGTCTAACTACTATATTTTTAGTAATGCTAACTATATTAATTACTTCAGGTAGGACAGTTTTTAAGTATTCTCTTTATGCTCCTGTAGCGATAATTGAAGGTATAGGTGGGTTAGCTTCGTTAAAACATGCCAAAAACTTATATCTGTTAAGCCAAAGGGTTACTAAAAAGCTTATGCTACTTTTTTATTTTATTTATCCATTATTAGTATTGCATCAGGATCAGTTAATGTTTTTATTATTAATCCTAGTCCATTACCTAAAGCTGCTATAG
- a CDS encoding TRAM domain-containing protein produces MNFDVNLIRFGFLLALAGASYFLQQPITNSAILSFIVGLILASGIIFFETRIRRASIKTLIGGAIGSILGIIGASLIGFLISVQGEISHQVKAYVTFLLIMFMGYVGLIVGAIKGDYLDLSILGGLFRSDGTGKNQHLILDTSVIIDGRVADIAETGFLGGQLVIPQFMLRELQQVADSGDSAKRNRGRRGLDILQRVQKNHNLDVLVSDIDFPDIREVDLKLIELAKQLNGKIVTNDFNLNKVAQLRGVAVLNINELANALKPVVLPGETMKVFVLKEGKEYNQGVAYLDDGTMVVIDNARRSIGRNIEISVTSVLQTTAGKMIFGRYMGSEDGRSTPSDGRVLDGRTTPPDGRVIAPELRNNENRSISPDRGDVRNTPTTPVHNSSKYRVE; encoded by the coding sequence ATGAATTTTGACGTAAATTTAATCCGTTTTGGTTTTCTCTTAGCATTGGCTGGAGCAAGTTATTTTTTGCAACAACCAATTACTAATAGTGCAATTTTATCCTTTATAGTTGGTCTTATATTAGCATCTGGAATTATTTTTTTTGAAACTCGCATTCGTCGTGCTTCTATTAAAACTCTAATAGGTGGAGCTATAGGTTCAATACTTGGCATCATTGGTGCTTCGTTAATTGGTTTTTTAATTTCTGTACAAGGAGAGATTTCACATCAGGTTAAAGCTTATGTGACATTTTTACTAATAATGTTTATGGGGTATGTTGGTTTAATTGTTGGAGCTATTAAGGGAGATTACCTGGATTTATCAATTCTTGGTGGTTTATTTCGTAGCGATGGGACAGGAAAAAATCAACATTTAATCCTTGATACTAGTGTAATTATTGATGGCCGTGTTGCTGATATAGCCGAAACAGGCTTTTTAGGGGGTCAATTAGTAATTCCACAATTTATGTTACGTGAACTTCAACAAGTAGCTGATAGTGGGGACTCAGCCAAACGTAACCGGGGCCGTCGAGGTTTAGATATTTTACAACGTGTACAGAAAAATCATAACCTAGATGTTTTGGTATCAGATATTGATTTTCCAGATATTAGAGAAGTAGACCTTAAACTAATTGAGCTAGCTAAACAATTAAATGGCAAAATTGTCACTAATGATTTTAACTTAAATAAAGTAGCCCAACTTCGAGGTGTTGCTGTACTTAATATTAATGAGCTAGCTAATGCTCTTAAACCGGTTGTTTTACCGGGTGAAACAATGAAAGTCTTTGTCTTAAAAGAAGGTAAGGAATACAACCAAGGTGTAGCTTATCTTGATGATGGGACAATGGTAGTAATTGATAATGCTCGGCGTTCAATTGGAAGAAATATAGAGATTAGTGTCACTAGTGTACTTCAAACAACTGCGGGAAAAATGATTTTTGGTCGTTATATGGGCAGCGAAGATGGTCGCTCTACTCCTTCAGATGGACGTGTTTTGGATGGTCGAACTACTCCCCCTGATGGTAGGGTAATAGCACCAGAATTGCGTAACAATGAAAATCGTTCTATCTCACCAGATCGTGGTGATGTGCGAAATACACCTACAACACCAGTGCATAATTCTAGTAAATATCGTGTAGAGTAA